The proteins below come from a single Oncorhynchus keta strain PuntledgeMale-10-30-2019 chromosome 1, Oket_V2, whole genome shotgun sequence genomic window:
- the LOC118376543 gene encoding uncharacterized protein LOC118376543 isoform X8, with amino-acid sequence MTPTKTSQDGSHCDSSVVASVSNSPPTQMHINKGSTLTPSDGSGDSAGWSATVKTPASGTTRATASQARGAGAKTTDTRYAKKNIPTVRYHPDIIIEKNPEAHQHSHSPVKSSQVRGKPLVSPPRTNQVGGSSMVSPPRTNQVGGSSVVSPPRTNQVGGSSVVSPPRTNQVGGSSVVSPPRTNQVGGSSVVSPPRPEAMPLGLGQKMEGGVVEAVELQTRGQRENPSWFAWRRNRITASIAHSLAHSRFVTGQSQTPPASYLAAITGRGTNFKTRAMNWGIEREAEAVRRYQSLKSKALGRAVRVQECGLFIDPKRPWLAGSPDGIVEDQRTGQRLLCLEVKCPYKHRLNTVAQACREDPAFCLTIQDLGVGQVRYHLKPDHTYYTQIQCQLAVTGLTQADLVVFTLKETAIIPVTFDPTFWDDTLVKLEMFYTDAVLPYVRDNGLDVPAMRPEE; translated from the exons ATGACTCCCACCAAGACAAGCCAGGACGGCTCTCACTGTGACAGCTCAGTGGTTGCATCTGTCTCAAATAGCCCCCCAACACAGATGCATATCAACAAAGGTTCCACCCTAACCCCCTCTGATGGCTCAGGGGACTCAGCAGGGTGGTCAGCCACTGTGAAGACCCCAGCCTCCGGGACCACCAGAGCCACAGCCAGCCAGGCCAGGGGAGCAGGAGCAAAGACCACAGATACACGTTACGCCAAAAAGAACATCCCTACTGTCAGATATCATCCAGATATCATCATAGAGAAGAATCCTGAGGCCCATCAGCATAGTCATAGCCCTGTCAAGAGCAGCCAGGTCAGGGGTAAGCCTTTGGTCTCTCCCCCCAGGACCAACCAGGTTGGGGGGAGCTCTATGGTCTCTCCCCCCAGGACCAACCAG GTTGGGGGGAGCTCCGTGGTCTCTCCCCCCAGGACCAACCAG GTTGGGGGGAGCTCCGTGGTCTCTCCCCCCAGGACCAACCAGGTTGGGGGGAGCTCCGTGGTCTCTCCCCCCAGGACCAACCAGGTTGGGGGGAGCTCCGTGGTCTCTCCCCCCAGGCCCGAAGCCATGCCTCTGGGGTTAGGTCAGAAGATGGAGGGTGGCGTTGTGGAGGCGGTGGAGCTCCAGACCCGGGGCCAGAGAGAGAACCCCAGTTGGTTCGCCTGGCGTCGGAACCGCATTACAGCGTCCATCGCTCACAGCCTCGCCCACAGCCGCTTCGTCACTGGCCAGAGCCAGACCCCGCCTGCTTCCTATCTGGCTGCCATCACCGGCCGTGGCACCAACTTCAAAACCCGAGCCATGAACTGGGGCATTGAGCGGGAGGCCGAGGCCGTGCGGAG ATATCAGAGCCTGAAGAGCAAGGCCCTGGGCCGGGCGGTGAGGGTGCAGGAGTGTGGCCTATTCATTGACCCCAAGCGCCCCTGGCTAGCAGGCAGCCCTGATGGCATtgtagaggaccagaggaccggCCAGCGGCTGCTCTGCCTGGAGGTCAAGTGTCCCTACAAGCACCGTCTGAACACTGTAGCCCAGGCCTGTAGAGAGGACCCAGCCTTCTGCCTGACGATACAGGACCTGGGCGTGGGACAG GTGAGGTACCATCTGAAACCAGACCACACCTACTACACCCAGATCCAGTGCCAGCTGGCGGTGACAGGGTTAACCCAGGCTGACCTAGTGGTGTTCACCCTGAAGGAAACAGCCATCATCCCTGTGACCTTTGACCCTACGTTCTGGGACGACACGCTGGTCAAGCTGGAGATGTTCTACACCGACGCTGTCCTGCCCTACGTCAGAGACAACGGACTGGACGTACCAGCCATGAGGCCAGAGGAGTAG
- the LOC118376543 gene encoding uncharacterized protein LOC118376543 isoform X2 has product MTPTKTSQDGSHCDSSVVASVSNSPPTQMHINKGSTLTPSDGSGDSAGWSATVKTPASGTTRATASQARGAGAKTTDTRYAKKNIPTVRYHPDIIIEKNPEAHQHSHSPVKSSQVRGKPLVSPPRTNQVGGSSMVSPPRTNQVGGSSVVSPPRTNQVGESSVVSPPRTNQVGGSSVVSPPRTNQVGGSSVVSPPRTNQVGGSSVVSPPRPEAMPLGLGQKMEGGVVEAVELQTRGQRENPSWFAWRRNRITASIAHSLAHSRFVTGQSQTPPASYLAAITGRGTNFKTRAMNWGIEREAEAVRRYQSLKSKALGRAVRVQECGLFIDPKRPWLAGSPDGIVEDQRTGQRLLCLEVKCPYKHRLNTVAQACREDPAFCLTIQDLGVGQVRYHLKPDHTYYTQIQCQLAVTGLTQADLVVFTLKETAIIPVTFDPTFWDDTLVKLEMFYTDAVLPYVRDNGLDVPAMRPEE; this is encoded by the exons ATGACTCCCACCAAGACAAGCCAGGACGGCTCTCACTGTGACAGCTCAGTGGTTGCATCTGTCTCAAATAGCCCCCCAACACAGATGCATATCAACAAAGGTTCCACCCTAACCCCCTCTGATGGCTCAGGGGACTCAGCAGGGTGGTCAGCCACTGTGAAGACCCCAGCCTCCGGGACCACCAGAGCCACAGCCAGCCAGGCCAGGGGAGCAGGAGCAAAGACCACAGATACACGTTACGCCAAAAAGAACATCCCTACTGTCAGATATCATCCAGATATCATCATAGAGAAGAATCCTGAGGCCCATCAGCATAGTCATAGCCCTGTCAAGAGCAGCCAGGTCAGGGGTAAGCCTTTGGTCTCTCCCCCCAGGACCAACCAGGTTGGGGGGAGCTCTATGGTCTCTCCCCCCAGGACCAACCAG GTTGGGGGGAGCTCCGTGGTCTCTCCCCCCAGGACCAACCAGGTTGGGGAGAGCTCCGTGGTCTCTCCCCCCAGGACCAACCAGGTTGGGGGGAGCTCCGTGGTCTCTCCCCCCAGGACCAACCAGGTTGGGGGGAGCTCCGTGGTCTCTCCCCCCAGGACCAACCAGGTTGGGGGGAGCTCCGTGGTCTCTCCCCCCAGGCCCGAAGCCATGCCTCTGGGGTTAGGTCAGAAGATGGAGGGTGGCGTTGTGGAGGCGGTGGAGCTCCAGACCCGGGGCCAGAGAGAGAACCCCAGTTGGTTCGCCTGGCGTCGGAACCGCATTACAGCGTCCATCGCTCACAGCCTCGCCCACAGCCGCTTCGTCACTGGCCAGAGCCAGACCCCGCCTGCTTCCTATCTGGCTGCCATCACCGGCCGTGGCACCAACTTCAAAACCCGAGCCATGAACTGGGGCATTGAGCGGGAGGCCGAGGCCGTGCGGAG ATATCAGAGCCTGAAGAGCAAGGCCCTGGGCCGGGCGGTGAGGGTGCAGGAGTGTGGCCTATTCATTGACCCCAAGCGCCCCTGGCTAGCAGGCAGCCCTGATGGCATtgtagaggaccagaggaccggCCAGCGGCTGCTCTGCCTGGAGGTCAAGTGTCCCTACAAGCACCGTCTGAACACTGTAGCCCAGGCCTGTAGAGAGGACCCAGCCTTCTGCCTGACGATACAGGACCTGGGCGTGGGACAG GTGAGGTACCATCTGAAACCAGACCACACCTACTACACCCAGATCCAGTGCCAGCTGGCGGTGACAGGGTTAACCCAGGCTGACCTAGTGGTGTTCACCCTGAAGGAAACAGCCATCATCCCTGTGACCTTTGACCCTACGTTCTGGGACGACACGCTGGTCAAGCTGGAGATGTTCTACACCGACGCTGTCCTGCCCTACGTCAGAGACAACGGACTGGACGTACCAGCCATGAGGCCAGAGGAGTAG
- the LOC118376543 gene encoding uncharacterized protein LOC118376543 isoform X1, which yields MTPTKTSQDGSHCDSSVVASVSNSPPTQMHINKGSTLTPSDGSGDSAGWSATVKTPASGTTRATASQARGAGAKTTDTRYAKKNIPTVRYHPDIIIEKNPEAHQHSHSPVKSSQVRGKPLVSPPRTNQVGGSSMVSPPRTNQVGGSSMVSPPRTNQVGGSSVVSPPRTNQVGESSVVSPPRTNQVGGSSVVSPPRTNQVGGSSVVSPPRTNQVGGSSVVSPPRPEAMPLGLGQKMEGGVVEAVELQTRGQRENPSWFAWRRNRITASIAHSLAHSRFVTGQSQTPPASYLAAITGRGTNFKTRAMNWGIEREAEAVRRYQSLKSKALGRAVRVQECGLFIDPKRPWLAGSPDGIVEDQRTGQRLLCLEVKCPYKHRLNTVAQACREDPAFCLTIQDLGVGQVRYHLKPDHTYYTQIQCQLAVTGLTQADLVVFTLKETAIIPVTFDPTFWDDTLVKLEMFYTDAVLPYVRDNGLDVPAMRPEE from the exons ATGACTCCCACCAAGACAAGCCAGGACGGCTCTCACTGTGACAGCTCAGTGGTTGCATCTGTCTCAAATAGCCCCCCAACACAGATGCATATCAACAAAGGTTCCACCCTAACCCCCTCTGATGGCTCAGGGGACTCAGCAGGGTGGTCAGCCACTGTGAAGACCCCAGCCTCCGGGACCACCAGAGCCACAGCCAGCCAGGCCAGGGGAGCAGGAGCAAAGACCACAGATACACGTTACGCCAAAAAGAACATCCCTACTGTCAGATATCATCCAGATATCATCATAGAGAAGAATCCTGAGGCCCATCAGCATAGTCATAGCCCTGTCAAGAGCAGCCAGGTCAGGGGTAAGCCTTTGGTCTCTCCCCCCAGGACCAACCAGGTTGGGGGGAGCTCTATGGTCTCTCCCCCCAGGACCAACCAGGTTGGGGGGAGCTCCATGGTCTCTCCCCCCAGGACCAACCAGGTTGGGGGGAGCTCCGTGGTCTCTCCCCCCAGGACCAACCAGGTTGGGGAGAGCTCCGTGGTCTCTCCCCCCAGGACCAACCAGGTTGGGGGGAGCTCCGTGGTCTCTCCCCCCAGGACCAACCAGGTTGGGGGGAGCTCCGTGGTCTCTCCCCCCAGGACCAACCAGGTTGGGGGGAGCTCCGTGGTCTCTCCCCCCAGGCCCGAAGCCATGCCTCTGGGGTTAGGTCAGAAGATGGAGGGTGGCGTTGTGGAGGCGGTGGAGCTCCAGACCCGGGGCCAGAGAGAGAACCCCAGTTGGTTCGCCTGGCGTCGGAACCGCATTACAGCGTCCATCGCTCACAGCCTCGCCCACAGCCGCTTCGTCACTGGCCAGAGCCAGACCCCGCCTGCTTCCTATCTGGCTGCCATCACCGGCCGTGGCACCAACTTCAAAACCCGAGCCATGAACTGGGGCATTGAGCGGGAGGCCGAGGCCGTGCGGAG ATATCAGAGCCTGAAGAGCAAGGCCCTGGGCCGGGCGGTGAGGGTGCAGGAGTGTGGCCTATTCATTGACCCCAAGCGCCCCTGGCTAGCAGGCAGCCCTGATGGCATtgtagaggaccagaggaccggCCAGCGGCTGCTCTGCCTGGAGGTCAAGTGTCCCTACAAGCACCGTCTGAACACTGTAGCCCAGGCCTGTAGAGAGGACCCAGCCTTCTGCCTGACGATACAGGACCTGGGCGTGGGACAG GTGAGGTACCATCTGAAACCAGACCACACCTACTACACCCAGATCCAGTGCCAGCTGGCGGTGACAGGGTTAACCCAGGCTGACCTAGTGGTGTTCACCCTGAAGGAAACAGCCATCATCCCTGTGACCTTTGACCCTACGTTCTGGGACGACACGCTGGTCAAGCTGGAGATGTTCTACACCGACGCTGTCCTGCCCTACGTCAGAGACAACGGACTGGACGTACCAGCCATGAGGCCAGAGGAGTAG
- the LOC118376543 gene encoding uncharacterized protein LOC118376543 isoform X6 — MTPTKTSQDGSHCDSSVVASVSNSPPTQMHINKGSTLTPSDGSGDSAGWSATVKTPASGTTRATASQARGAGAKTTDTRYAKKNIPTVRYHPDIIIEKNPEAHQHSHSPVKSSQVRGKPLVSPPRTNQVGGSSMVSPPRTNQVGGSSVVSPPRTNQVGGSSVVSPPRTNQVGGSSVVSPPRTNQVGGSSVVSPPRPEAMPLGLGQKMEGGVVEAVELQTRGQRENPSWFAWRRNRITASIAHSLAHSRFVTGQSQTPPASYLAAITGRGTNFKTRAMNWGIEREAEAVRRYQSLKSKALGRAVRVQECGLFIDPKRPWLAGSPDGIVEDQRTGQRLLCLEVKCPYKHRLNTVAQACREDPAFCLTIQDLGVGQVRYHLKPDHTYYTQIQCQLAVTGLTQADLVVFTLKETAIIPVTFDPTFWDDTLVKLEMFYTDAVLPYVRDNGLDVPAMRPEE; from the exons ATGACTCCCACCAAGACAAGCCAGGACGGCTCTCACTGTGACAGCTCAGTGGTTGCATCTGTCTCAAATAGCCCCCCAACACAGATGCATATCAACAAAGGTTCCACCCTAACCCCCTCTGATGGCTCAGGGGACTCAGCAGGGTGGTCAGCCACTGTGAAGACCCCAGCCTCCGGGACCACCAGAGCCACAGCCAGCCAGGCCAGGGGAGCAGGAGCAAAGACCACAGATACACGTTACGCCAAAAAGAACATCCCTACTGTCAGATATCATCCAGATATCATCATAGAGAAGAATCCTGAGGCCCATCAGCATAGTCATAGCCCTGTCAAGAGCAGCCAGGTCAGGGGTAAGCCTTTGGTCTCTCCCCCCAGGACCAACCAG GTTGGGGGGAGCTCCATGGTCTCTCCCCCCAGGACCAACCAGGTTGGGGGGAGCTCCGTGGTCTCTCCCCCCAGGACCAACCAG GTTGGGGGGAGCTCCGTGGTCTCTCCCCCCAGGACCAACCAGGTTGGGGGGAGCTCCGTGGTCTCTCCCCCCAGGACCAACCAGGTTGGGGGGAGCTCCGTGGTCTCTCCCCCCAGGCCCGAAGCCATGCCTCTGGGGTTAGGTCAGAAGATGGAGGGTGGCGTTGTGGAGGCGGTGGAGCTCCAGACCCGGGGCCAGAGAGAGAACCCCAGTTGGTTCGCCTGGCGTCGGAACCGCATTACAGCGTCCATCGCTCACAGCCTCGCCCACAGCCGCTTCGTCACTGGCCAGAGCCAGACCCCGCCTGCTTCCTATCTGGCTGCCATCACCGGCCGTGGCACCAACTTCAAAACCCGAGCCATGAACTGGGGCATTGAGCGGGAGGCCGAGGCCGTGCGGAG ATATCAGAGCCTGAAGAGCAAGGCCCTGGGCCGGGCGGTGAGGGTGCAGGAGTGTGGCCTATTCATTGACCCCAAGCGCCCCTGGCTAGCAGGCAGCCCTGATGGCATtgtagaggaccagaggaccggCCAGCGGCTGCTCTGCCTGGAGGTCAAGTGTCCCTACAAGCACCGTCTGAACACTGTAGCCCAGGCCTGTAGAGAGGACCCAGCCTTCTGCCTGACGATACAGGACCTGGGCGTGGGACAG GTGAGGTACCATCTGAAACCAGACCACACCTACTACACCCAGATCCAGTGCCAGCTGGCGGTGACAGGGTTAACCCAGGCTGACCTAGTGGTGTTCACCCTGAAGGAAACAGCCATCATCCCTGTGACCTTTGACCCTACGTTCTGGGACGACACGCTGGTCAAGCTGGAGATGTTCTACACCGACGCTGTCCTGCCCTACGTCAGAGACAACGGACTGGACGTACCAGCCATGAGGCCAGAGGAGTAG
- the LOC118376543 gene encoding uncharacterized protein LOC118376543 isoform X12, whose product MTPTKTSQDGSHCDSSVVASVSNSPPTQMHINKGSTLTPSDGSGDSAGWSATVKTPASGTTRATASQARGAGAKTTDTRYAKKNIPTVRYHPDIIIEKNPEAHQHSHSPVKSSQVRGKPLVSPPRTNQVGGSSVVSPPRTNQVGGSSVVSPPRTNQVGGSSVVSPPRTNQVGGSSVVSPPRPEAMPLGLGQKMEGGVVEAVELQTRGQRENPSWFAWRRNRITASIAHSLAHSRFVTGQSQTPPASYLAAITGRGTNFKTRAMNWGIEREAEAVRRYQSLKSKALGRAVRVQECGLFIDPKRPWLAGSPDGIVEDQRTGQRLLCLEVKCPYKHRLNTVAQACREDPAFCLTIQDLGVGQVRYHLKPDHTYYTQIQCQLAVTGLTQADLVVFTLKETAIIPVTFDPTFWDDTLVKLEMFYTDAVLPYVRDNGLDVPAMRPEE is encoded by the exons ATGACTCCCACCAAGACAAGCCAGGACGGCTCTCACTGTGACAGCTCAGTGGTTGCATCTGTCTCAAATAGCCCCCCAACACAGATGCATATCAACAAAGGTTCCACCCTAACCCCCTCTGATGGCTCAGGGGACTCAGCAGGGTGGTCAGCCACTGTGAAGACCCCAGCCTCCGGGACCACCAGAGCCACAGCCAGCCAGGCCAGGGGAGCAGGAGCAAAGACCACAGATACACGTTACGCCAAAAAGAACATCCCTACTGTCAGATATCATCCAGATATCATCATAGAGAAGAATCCTGAGGCCCATCAGCATAGTCATAGCCCTGTCAAGAGCAGCCAGGTCAGGGGTAAGCCTTTGGTCTCTCCCCCCAGGACCAACCAG GTTGGGGGGAGCTCCGTGGTCTCTCCCCCCAGGACCAACCAG GTTGGGGGGAGCTCCGTGGTCTCTCCCCCCAGGACCAACCAGGTTGGGGGGAGCTCCGTGGTCTCTCCCCCCAGGACCAACCAGGTTGGGGGGAGCTCCGTGGTCTCTCCCCCCAGGCCCGAAGCCATGCCTCTGGGGTTAGGTCAGAAGATGGAGGGTGGCGTTGTGGAGGCGGTGGAGCTCCAGACCCGGGGCCAGAGAGAGAACCCCAGTTGGTTCGCCTGGCGTCGGAACCGCATTACAGCGTCCATCGCTCACAGCCTCGCCCACAGCCGCTTCGTCACTGGCCAGAGCCAGACCCCGCCTGCTTCCTATCTGGCTGCCATCACCGGCCGTGGCACCAACTTCAAAACCCGAGCCATGAACTGGGGCATTGAGCGGGAGGCCGAGGCCGTGCGGAG ATATCAGAGCCTGAAGAGCAAGGCCCTGGGCCGGGCGGTGAGGGTGCAGGAGTGTGGCCTATTCATTGACCCCAAGCGCCCCTGGCTAGCAGGCAGCCCTGATGGCATtgtagaggaccagaggaccggCCAGCGGCTGCTCTGCCTGGAGGTCAAGTGTCCCTACAAGCACCGTCTGAACACTGTAGCCCAGGCCTGTAGAGAGGACCCAGCCTTCTGCCTGACGATACAGGACCTGGGCGTGGGACAG GTGAGGTACCATCTGAAACCAGACCACACCTACTACACCCAGATCCAGTGCCAGCTGGCGGTGACAGGGTTAACCCAGGCTGACCTAGTGGTGTTCACCCTGAAGGAAACAGCCATCATCCCTGTGACCTTTGACCCTACGTTCTGGGACGACACGCTGGTCAAGCTGGAGATGTTCTACACCGACGCTGTCCTGCCCTACGTCAGAGACAACGGACTGGACGTACCAGCCATGAGGCCAGAGGAGTAG
- the LOC118376543 gene encoding uncharacterized protein LOC118376543 isoform X13 yields the protein MTPTKTSQDGSHCDSSVVASVSNSPPTQMHINKGSTLTPSDGSGDSAGWSATVKTPASGTTRATASQARGAGAKTTDTRYAKKNIPTVRYHPDIIIEKNPEAHQHSHSPVKSSQVRGKPLVSPPRTNQVGGSSVVSPPRTNQVGGSSVVSPPRTNQVGGSSVVSPPRPEAMPLGLGQKMEGGVVEAVELQTRGQRENPSWFAWRRNRITASIAHSLAHSRFVTGQSQTPPASYLAAITGRGTNFKTRAMNWGIEREAEAVRRYQSLKSKALGRAVRVQECGLFIDPKRPWLAGSPDGIVEDQRTGQRLLCLEVKCPYKHRLNTVAQACREDPAFCLTIQDLGVGQVRYHLKPDHTYYTQIQCQLAVTGLTQADLVVFTLKETAIIPVTFDPTFWDDTLVKLEMFYTDAVLPYVRDNGLDVPAMRPEE from the exons ATGACTCCCACCAAGACAAGCCAGGACGGCTCTCACTGTGACAGCTCAGTGGTTGCATCTGTCTCAAATAGCCCCCCAACACAGATGCATATCAACAAAGGTTCCACCCTAACCCCCTCTGATGGCTCAGGGGACTCAGCAGGGTGGTCAGCCACTGTGAAGACCCCAGCCTCCGGGACCACCAGAGCCACAGCCAGCCAGGCCAGGGGAGCAGGAGCAAAGACCACAGATACACGTTACGCCAAAAAGAACATCCCTACTGTCAGATATCATCCAGATATCATCATAGAGAAGAATCCTGAGGCCCATCAGCATAGTCATAGCCCTGTCAAGAGCAGCCAGGTCAGGGGTAAGCCTTTGGTCTCTCCCCCCAGGACCAACCAG GTTGGGGGGAGCTCCGTGGTCTCTCCCCCCAGGACCAACCAGGTTGGGGGGAGCTCCGTGGTCTCTCCCCCCAGGACCAACCAGGTTGGGGGGAGCTCCGTGGTCTCTCCCCCCAGGCCCGAAGCCATGCCTCTGGGGTTAGGTCAGAAGATGGAGGGTGGCGTTGTGGAGGCGGTGGAGCTCCAGACCCGGGGCCAGAGAGAGAACCCCAGTTGGTTCGCCTGGCGTCGGAACCGCATTACAGCGTCCATCGCTCACAGCCTCGCCCACAGCCGCTTCGTCACTGGCCAGAGCCAGACCCCGCCTGCTTCCTATCTGGCTGCCATCACCGGCCGTGGCACCAACTTCAAAACCCGAGCCATGAACTGGGGCATTGAGCGGGAGGCCGAGGCCGTGCGGAG ATATCAGAGCCTGAAGAGCAAGGCCCTGGGCCGGGCGGTGAGGGTGCAGGAGTGTGGCCTATTCATTGACCCCAAGCGCCCCTGGCTAGCAGGCAGCCCTGATGGCATtgtagaggaccagaggaccggCCAGCGGCTGCTCTGCCTGGAGGTCAAGTGTCCCTACAAGCACCGTCTGAACACTGTAGCCCAGGCCTGTAGAGAGGACCCAGCCTTCTGCCTGACGATACAGGACCTGGGCGTGGGACAG GTGAGGTACCATCTGAAACCAGACCACACCTACTACACCCAGATCCAGTGCCAGCTGGCGGTGACAGGGTTAACCCAGGCTGACCTAGTGGTGTTCACCCTGAAGGAAACAGCCATCATCCCTGTGACCTTTGACCCTACGTTCTGGGACGACACGCTGGTCAAGCTGGAGATGTTCTACACCGACGCTGTCCTGCCCTACGTCAGAGACAACGGACTGGACGTACCAGCCATGAGGCCAGAGGAGTAG
- the LOC118376543 gene encoding uncharacterized protein LOC118376543 isoform X11, with protein MTPTKTSQDGSHCDSSVVASVSNSPPTQMHINKGSTLTPSDGSGDSAGWSATVKTPASGTTRATASQARGAGAKTTDTRYAKKNIPTVRYHPDIIIEKNPEAHQHSHSPVKSSQVRGKPLVSPPRTNQVGGSSMVSPPRTNQVGGSSVVSPPRTNQVGGSSVVSPPRTNQVGGSSVVSPPRPEAMPLGLGQKMEGGVVEAVELQTRGQRENPSWFAWRRNRITASIAHSLAHSRFVTGQSQTPPASYLAAITGRGTNFKTRAMNWGIEREAEAVRRYQSLKSKALGRAVRVQECGLFIDPKRPWLAGSPDGIVEDQRTGQRLLCLEVKCPYKHRLNTVAQACREDPAFCLTIQDLGVGQVRYHLKPDHTYYTQIQCQLAVTGLTQADLVVFTLKETAIIPVTFDPTFWDDTLVKLEMFYTDAVLPYVRDNGLDVPAMRPEE; from the exons ATGACTCCCACCAAGACAAGCCAGGACGGCTCTCACTGTGACAGCTCAGTGGTTGCATCTGTCTCAAATAGCCCCCCAACACAGATGCATATCAACAAAGGTTCCACCCTAACCCCCTCTGATGGCTCAGGGGACTCAGCAGGGTGGTCAGCCACTGTGAAGACCCCAGCCTCCGGGACCACCAGAGCCACAGCCAGCCAGGCCAGGGGAGCAGGAGCAAAGACCACAGATACACGTTACGCCAAAAAGAACATCCCTACTGTCAGATATCATCCAGATATCATCATAGAGAAGAATCCTGAGGCCCATCAGCATAGTCATAGCCCTGTCAAGAGCAGCCAGGTCAGGGGTAAGCCTTTGGTCTCTCCCCCCAGGACCAACCAG GTTGGGGGGAGCTCCATGGTCTCTCCCCCCAGGACCAACCAGGTTGGGGGGAGCTCCGTGGTCTCTCCCCCCAGGACCAACCAG GTTGGGGGGAGCTCCGTGGTCTCTCCCCCCAGGACCAACCAGGTTGGGGGGAGCTCCGTGGTCTCTCCCCCCAGGCCCGAAGCCATGCCTCTGGGGTTAGGTCAGAAGATGGAGGGTGGCGTTGTGGAGGCGGTGGAGCTCCAGACCCGGGGCCAGAGAGAGAACCCCAGTTGGTTCGCCTGGCGTCGGAACCGCATTACAGCGTCCATCGCTCACAGCCTCGCCCACAGCCGCTTCGTCACTGGCCAGAGCCAGACCCCGCCTGCTTCCTATCTGGCTGCCATCACCGGCCGTGGCACCAACTTCAAAACCCGAGCCATGAACTGGGGCATTGAGCGGGAGGCCGAGGCCGTGCGGAG ATATCAGAGCCTGAAGAGCAAGGCCCTGGGCCGGGCGGTGAGGGTGCAGGAGTGTGGCCTATTCATTGACCCCAAGCGCCCCTGGCTAGCAGGCAGCCCTGATGGCATtgtagaggaccagaggaccggCCAGCGGCTGCTCTGCCTGGAGGTCAAGTGTCCCTACAAGCACCGTCTGAACACTGTAGCCCAGGCCTGTAGAGAGGACCCAGCCTTCTGCCTGACGATACAGGACCTGGGCGTGGGACAG GTGAGGTACCATCTGAAACCAGACCACACCTACTACACCCAGATCCAGTGCCAGCTGGCGGTGACAGGGTTAACCCAGGCTGACCTAGTGGTGTTCACCCTGAAGGAAACAGCCATCATCCCTGTGACCTTTGACCCTACGTTCTGGGACGACACGCTGGTCAAGCTGGAGATGTTCTACACCGACGCTGTCCTGCCCTACGTCAGAGACAACGGACTGGACGTACCAGCCATGAGGCCAGAGGAGTAG